The Dioscorea cayenensis subsp. rotundata cultivar TDr96_F1 chromosome 19, TDr96_F1_v2_PseudoChromosome.rev07_lg8_w22 25.fasta, whole genome shotgun sequence genome includes a window with the following:
- the LOC120250399 gene encoding uncharacterized protein LOC120250399 — translation MTTPFPKNPDWSSIPKTILFKISGHLNAVDHIHFRWVCTSWLAASPKRPKIPLIVTCDVNNYRHLSSLDFYDLVRNQNIPLSLTARNALSSLLSTVYNYIGCSHGWIFLAATRRRPMIISFLNPFTGEKVTLPEMNKVNVSPIKCPRVVLSLPVVVCYSLLPRELSFIRFGETKWKRIELSSPLRDVTAFKGQFYGHYYYGRNRNKLYLIDLEANNGNGAVVPVQLDLPDMLSGEVLIWEFLVEFSGDLLVAISRLNSGHEYEFLKVDFENGLLQMLPDIGEHVLFLGDSLPVFAPPERLLDFRPGRCQFPENTDALSVYDSNQLGCILSLKGNLGDHSQRRIAAGWITPLQF, via the coding sequence ATGACCACCCCTTTTCCCAAGAACCCAGACTGGTCCTCCATCCCTAAGACCATCCTCTTCAAGATCTCCGGCCACCTCAACGCCGTCGACCACATCCACTTCCGCTGGGTCTGCACCTCATGGCTCGCAGCCTCACCAAAGCGCCCCAAGATCCCTCTCATCGTCACCTGCGACGTCAACAACTATCGCCATTTATCCTCTCTAGACTTCTACGACCTCGTCCGCAACCAAAATATCCCCCTCTCACTCACTGCCAGAAATGCTCTTTCCAGCCTCCTCTCCACCGTTTATAACTACATCGGCTGCTCTCATGGATGGATTTTCTTGGCTGCTACTAGAAGGAGACCAATGATCATATCATTCCTGAACCCGTTCACCGGCGAGAAAGTCACCCTCCCTGAAATGAATAAAGTCAACGTCTCTCCGATCAAATGCCCACGTGTTGTCCTCTCATTGCCTGTTGTGGTTTGCTACTCCCTTTTGCCAAGGGAGCTTAGCTTCATCCGGTTTGGCGAAACCAAGTGGAAAAGAATCGAACTATCTAGTCCACTACGAGATGTGACGGCGTTCAAGGGCCAGTTCTACGGCCACTACTACTATGGTAGAAACAGAAACAAGCTCTATCTGATCGATCTTGAGGCTAACAATGGGAATGGAGCCGTTGTCCCTGTTCAACTAGACTTGCCGGACATGCTTTCCGGAGAGGTGCTAATTTGGGAGTTCTTGGTTGAGTTCTCTGGTGATCTCCTTGTGGCTATTTCTAGACTTAATAGTGGACACGAGTATGAGTTCTTGAAGGTGGATTTTGAGAATGGTTTGCTCCAGATGTTGCCTGACATCGGCGAACATGTGCTTTTCTTGGGAGACAGTCTCCCGGTGTTCGCTCCACCAGAGAGATTGTTGGATTTCCGTCCTGGTCGCTGTCAGTTCCCTGAAAACACTGATGCACTCTCTGTCTATGATAGTAATCAGCTTGGATGTATTCTGTCCCTCAAAGGGAACTTGGGGGATCACAGTCAACGTAGGATAGCCGCCGGTTGGATTACTCCACTTCAGTTCTGA